The genomic segment ACATCCTGGGCCTGTGCAGCGATGCGGGCGTGCATTCGGCGCTGGAGCATTTATACGCATTGCTGGAATTGGCCCGGCGGCAGGGCCTGGCCGGCGATGCCGTGCAGGTTCACGCATTCGGCGACGGGCGCGACACGCCGCCGCAGTCCGGCGTCGGATTCATCCGCGCGGTTGAAGCGAAGATGCGAGAGATGGGTGTAGGCCGAGTCGCGACCGTGATCGGCCGCTACTACGCGATGGATCGTGACAACCGGTGGGATCGCGTGGAGAAGGCGTATCGATTGCTGACCGCGGGCGCAGGCGTGAAGGTCGCATCGGCCGAGGAGGCATTCACGCGCTATTATGCCCATGCGACGGAACCGAGCCGGTCGGGCGATGAGTTCATCGAGCCGACGGTGGTGGGTGAAGCTCGTCCGATTCGCGGCGGCGATGCAGTAGTGTTCTTCAACTTTCGCGGCGATCGGCCGCGCGAAATCACTAAGTCGTTTGTCTATGATGAATTTCCCTATGAGCAGGTCGAGAAGGACGGCACGCGCAAGCGGCAGGGGTTCGAACGCGGCCCGAAGATCGCGAACCTGTATTATTGCACGATGTGCGAGTACGAAACCGGCCTGCCGGTGAAGGTGGCGTTCACGAGGCCGGCGAAGATGGCGAACATCCTCGGGGCCTATGCCGCGGACCTGGGCCTGAAGCAGTTTCGCTGCGCCGAGACGGAGAAGTTTCCGCACGTGACGTTCTTTTTCAACGACTACCGCGAGCCGCCCTTCGACGGCGAGGATCGGCAGATCGTCCCCAGCCCGCGCGACGTGACGACGTACGACCAGAAGCCGGAGATGAGCGCCTACGGCGTCACCGACGAGATGCTTCGACGAATCGCATCCGACGCGTACGATCTGTACATCCTCAACTTCGCCAACGGCGACATGGTCGGCCACACGGGCAACTTGCGGGCGGCGATTCGCGCGGTGGAGGTCGTCGATGAATGCGTCGGCCGCGTGGTGGACGCCGTGCTCGCGAAAGGCGGCGCGGCCATCGTGACGGCCGATCACGGCAATTGCGAACAGATGATTGATCCCGCCACCGGCGGCCCGCACACAGCCCACACGACGTATGACGTGGATCTCATCGTCGTCGACGATCGTTATCGCGGTGCGTATGACCCTGCAACCGGCGCGCCGAAGAGCAACGGGGGCATCACGCTGCGCCCGGGCGGCAGGTTGGCCGACATCGCGCCGACGCTGCTGGCGCTGGGCGGCTTGAGTCGGCCGGTGGAGATGACGGGGCAGTCGCTGATCGGTTGAATCAGATCAAAAAAACAGTTGATCCAAACGGCCTTGCCCTGGGTCAAGTCGTGCCGCATCGTCTCTCAATGCGCTGACGACACCGCACGATTCGCGCGCGAGCCGATCGCGCGGGATCGAATGGTGGGGGAACGAGCATCTATGCGGGAGAAACCTGGCCCCCAAGGATTCGAACCTTGACAAACAGATCCAGAGTCTGTCGTGCTACCGTTACACTAGGGGCCAATCAGCACGGGGAGAGTGTAGTCACAGGGACCCAGGGGTCAAGGCCTGTGGTCCGCTGATGCATTTTGTTTGCGCAGGCAGCGTGAGCGGATGGTCCCGCGCATTCGGCGGCACACGGCGAAGCCCATCGCGCCGGCTGATGCGAAGAGCGGCAACGGCAGTACGCCGCAGGTCGCGGGCGTTTCGGGCGGCGGGGCGAGTCCGCTTGGCGCGGTGTCGATGCTTCCGCCGGGCAGCGGTCCTCCGGCGAGCGTGACGCGGCCCAGTTGCGTGGAGCGCGTGCAACCCAGCGGCGGAATCAGGCGATAGGTGAAGGTCGTCGTCCCGCGAAAATCGGCCGAGGGAACGAACACGTAATCCAGGTTCGTCGGGCCGGCCTGTTCAAGAATGCCGCCGAGCGGGTATTGAAAGATCGAGATGCGGCTGTCGTCGGGGTTGTCGATGTGCAGTCGGAAGGCCACCGCGCCGCCGGAGACACCGACGAATTGATCGTGGGCCTCGGGGCAGTTGCGCGTCTGGGCGACGGCGGACTGCGGCGCGGGCGCGGCGGGCAGCGTCGCTTTGAGTGCGATCAGCGCGCCGAGGCAAACAACGACGTGTGTATATTTCATCCCCATGACGTGATTCCTCCCCATTCAGCCGATCGCGCAGGGGGGCGGCGCGACGACCGATGCACAACTTTATGCACGCGGGAGGGCGCGAATCCAGTCAGGAGGCTGCGGCGGACAGCGACGGCGCGTTATCGGCGTGCGCGGCGCCGGCTGGTTCGAGATCAAGCCACGTGAAGAGCATCGTGCCGAGCAGTTTGGTCTGATAGGCGGGCTTGGCGGGGCCGATCGGCTGGGCGGTTTTTCGGACGACCCAGGTCCCGGACCATTGATCGTGGGTCGTCTGACGGCGGGGGCTTCTTCCGACCGAAAAGTAAGATGCGCCGAGCAGCAGCGTAAAGGGCACCGCCATCAGGAACCGCTTGAACAGGACGCGTAGCGGCGGCGTGCGGCCCGCGGCATCGACGAGTCGAACCCCGGCGAGCCGATAGCCGACTGTACCGCCGTGCAGTGTGCGACCCAGAACGTGGTAAATCATCGCAAATGCAACGCAGCCGAGCGTGGTGGGCAGTTGGACGGGTCTCATGGCCTCGTTCATCCTGCGTTGTCGCTCGGCGCGGTGGGTGATTCGCCAGACGTCCGGCGGGACCACGCGAGCCGCGACGGCCGAGGAGATACCCGAAACGCCGACGA from the Planctomycetia bacterium genome contains:
- a CDS encoding RDD family protein → MPTGCDYVLFAPTDYANLSRRLIALLIDLALVIVGVSGISSAVAARVVPPDVWRITHRAERQRRMNEAMRPVQLPTTLGCVAFAMIYHVLGRTLHGGTVGYRLAGVRLVDAAGRTPPLRVLFKRFLMAVPFTLLLGASYFSVGRSPRRQTTHDQWSGTWVVRKTAQPIGPAKPAYQTKLLGTMLFTWLDLEPAGAAHADNAPSLSAAAS
- a CDS encoding 2,3-bisphosphoglycerate-independent phosphoglycerate mutase — its product is MAKLTRRPLLLIVRDGWGHNPYPEWDHANVVKLAKTPVDNRLRATYPWVQIRTSGEDVGLPAGVMGNSEVGHQNIGAGRIVDQEQMRITRTIRDGSFFSNAALCAAAAHAKSSGGVLHILGLCSDAGVHSALEHLYALLELARRQGLAGDAVQVHAFGDGRDTPPQSGVGFIRAVEAKMREMGVGRVATVIGRYYAMDRDNRWDRVEKAYRLLTAGAGVKVASAEEAFTRYYAHATEPSRSGDEFIEPTVVGEARPIRGGDAVVFFNFRGDRPREITKSFVYDEFPYEQVEKDGTRKRQGFERGPKIANLYYCTMCEYETGLPVKVAFTRPAKMANILGAYAADLGLKQFRCAETEKFPHVTFFFNDYREPPFDGEDRQIVPSPRDVTTYDQKPEMSAYGVTDEMLRRIASDAYDLYILNFANGDMVGHTGNLRAAIRAVEVVDECVGRVVDAVLAKGGAAIVTADHGNCEQMIDPATGGPHTAHTTYDVDLIVVDDRYRGAYDPATGAPKSNGGITLRPGGRLADIAPTLLALGGLSRPVEMTGQSLIG